Proteins encoded by one window of uncultured Draconibacterium sp.:
- a CDS encoding arylsulfatase encodes MNLLKIFAIAMLLSFALNGCKFAKGQNSRPNIILIMSDDMGYSDIGCYGGSIDTPNLDKLATDGLRFTQFYNGARCCPTRASLLTGLYPHQAGIGHMVDDKGYDGYRGDLSNRAVTIAEVLKQAGYSTYMSGKWHVTPYDPNDDYPTKINWPLQRGFDKFFGTIRGAGSFYDPASLARDNEYIVPDSGFYYTDAISDNAVNFIESHSSDKPFFMYVAYTAAHWPMQAKPEDIVKYEGRFDDGWEVLRKVKYERLKEMGIISPDWKLSDKDNIKDWEDVEIKAWYCSLMEVYAAMVDCMDQGIGKIINMLEKQGLKDNTLVFFLEDNGGCAEQKGLFNEIRPYYNDVMADEIKPMGKDERQRETVPRYTRDGRPVFGGIGLEPGGDASYLAYDRPWANASNTPFRMYKHYVHEGGIATPLIVHWPDGVKAKNEFRKQPSHIIDIMATCVDVASADYPKTYNGNSIVPMAGISLVPTFNNKEQKDRILCWEHEGNKAIRVGDYKLVSRWEKGSEYNWELYNMEADRTETNNLADEMPDKVQDMETQWKDWAKKNMVLTWNGLQHVE; translated from the coding sequence ATGAATTTATTAAAGATTTTTGCAATAGCAATGTTATTATCGTTTGCTTTAAATGGGTGTAAATTTGCAAAAGGACAAAACTCAAGACCTAACATTATTCTGATCATGTCGGATGACATGGGTTATTCCGATATTGGATGTTATGGTGGTTCAATCGACACGCCGAATCTGGATAAATTGGCAACGGATGGTTTACGTTTTACTCAATTTTACAATGGCGCTCGTTGTTGTCCAACAAGGGCATCGCTTTTAACCGGACTTTATCCGCACCAGGCTGGGATTGGCCACATGGTGGACGATAAAGGGTACGACGGCTACCGGGGCGATTTAAGCAACCGGGCTGTTACCATTGCTGAGGTTTTAAAACAAGCAGGTTATTCTACTTATATGTCAGGCAAATGGCACGTTACTCCTTATGATCCCAATGACGACTACCCAACAAAAATCAATTGGCCTCTTCAGCGTGGTTTCGATAAATTTTTTGGTACGATTCGGGGAGCAGGAAGTTTTTACGATCCGGCCTCACTGGCCCGAGATAACGAATACATTGTGCCGGATAGCGGATTTTATTATACCGATGCGATCTCTGATAATGCCGTTAATTTCATTGAATCGCACAGTAGCGATAAGCCTTTTTTCATGTACGTCGCGTATACCGCCGCCCACTGGCCCATGCAGGCAAAGCCCGAAGACATTGTCAAATACGAAGGTAGATTTGACGATGGATGGGAGGTTCTTCGTAAGGTGAAGTATGAACGGTTAAAAGAAATGGGAATAATTAGTCCTGATTGGAAACTTTCTGACAAGGATAATATTAAAGATTGGGAAGATGTGGAAATCAAAGCCTGGTATTGTTCCTTAATGGAAGTATATGCGGCTATGGTTGACTGTATGGACCAGGGCATTGGAAAAATAATAAACATGCTCGAAAAACAAGGGCTGAAAGATAACACGCTGGTTTTCTTTTTGGAGGATAACGGAGGCTGTGCCGAACAAAAGGGGCTTTTTAACGAAATAAGGCCATATTATAACGATGTGATGGCCGATGAAATTAAACCAATGGGCAAGGACGAACGACAAAGGGAAACGGTGCCACGGTATACCCGCGATGGGCGGCCTGTTTTTGGAGGGATAGGACTTGAACCAGGTGGTGATGCTTCGTACCTGGCGTACGACAGGCCATGGGCAAACGCGAGCAATACTCCATTTCGTATGTACAAACACTATGTTCATGAAGGTGGGATTGCTACGCCTTTAATTGTGCACTGGCCCGATGGTGTAAAAGCAAAAAATGAATTTCGTAAACAGCCTTCCCATATCATCGATATAATGGCTACCTGCGTGGATGTAGCTAGTGCTGACTACCCCAAAACATACAATGGAAACTCCATTGTTCCTATGGCTGGAATAAGCCTTGTTCCTACTTTTAATAACAAGGAGCAGAAAGATAGAATTCTTTGTTGGGAACACGAGGGCAACAAAGCCATTCGGGTGGGAGATTATAAACTGGTTTCACGTTGGGAAAAAGGCTCTGAGTATAACTGGGAACTTTATAATATGGAAGCCGATCGCACCGAAACAAACAATTTGGCTGATGAAATGCCAGATAAAGTGCAGGATATGGAAACACAGTGGAAAGACTGGGCGAAAAAAAACATGGTGTTGACATGGAATGGCTTACAACATGTGGAATGA
- a CDS encoding glycoside hydrolase family 97 N-terminal domain-containing protein has product MVQKQLVYLLVLTTLFFACNKQREITVQSPDGEKVLTVFPKSEITESGQLSFSVKYGDQRIILPSSIEIKSQDIDFSAPFSVKNVKEKSIQNEWTTNLGERSTVPDNYNEAKIYLESETAKLNLIIRAYDEGVAFAYEVPAQNNLTEVKIDDELITYQFAENHSVWSTPERIPRKLTAQGEINKIPLSELKVGCERPLLVEIADDVKIALAEARLVDYARLSFDAGKKFENSIVSSLDGKIIDTKQDLVSGAVENERSEGAKVEMKLPFKSPWRVVMMGENYGQLLENNYILQNLNPPSEIEDESWITPGKVLREGTLTTQGGMAAIDFVASHNMQYVHFDAGWYGNEMDNASDATTVTLDPKRSKGPFDIEAITAYAKEKGVKVMLYVNRRALEKQLDDILPLFQEWGIAGIKYGFVRVGDQNATTWMHEAVKKTAAHKMVVDVHDEYRPTGFSRTYPNLLTQEGIRGDEETVPNNHTLITMFTRSLAGAADNTVCYYNKRVEKMGSHASQLAKTVCLFSPLQFLYWYDKAPAAPVKDDALWGNTNTIGNEPELEFFNNVPTVWDETKVLVAEIGEIGVIARRKGDDWWIGGINGETDRTVDVDFSFLKEGTSYSAKIYTDDETVKTRTRVRIEEKQLNADSSLNFDVKANNGFTLHIQQIDK; this is encoded by the coding sequence ATGGTACAAAAACAATTAGTTTATCTTCTGGTTTTAACAACACTGTTTTTTGCTTGCAATAAACAACGCGAAATAACAGTGCAATCTCCCGACGGAGAAAAAGTTTTAACCGTCTTTCCAAAATCGGAAATTACAGAAAGTGGTCAGCTTTCATTTTCAGTAAAATATGGCGACCAAAGAATAATTTTGCCGTCGTCAATTGAAATTAAATCGCAGGACATCGATTTTAGTGCGCCATTTTCAGTAAAAAACGTGAAGGAGAAATCGATACAAAACGAGTGGACAACCAACTTGGGTGAACGAAGCACAGTACCAGATAATTACAACGAAGCAAAAATTTATCTGGAAAGCGAAACGGCAAAACTCAATTTAATTATTCGTGCTTATGATGAGGGGGTGGCTTTTGCCTACGAAGTGCCAGCTCAAAATAATCTGACTGAGGTTAAAATCGATGATGAGTTGATTACATACCAGTTTGCTGAAAACCATTCGGTTTGGTCAACTCCGGAAAGAATACCCCGAAAGTTAACAGCACAGGGCGAAATCAATAAAATTCCTTTGTCGGAACTAAAAGTAGGTTGTGAAAGACCATTGCTTGTGGAAATTGCCGACGATGTAAAGATTGCCCTGGCCGAAGCCCGTTTGGTGGATTATGCACGTTTAAGTTTTGATGCGGGAAAGAAGTTCGAAAACAGTATTGTCTCAAGCCTCGATGGTAAAATAATAGACACCAAACAAGATCTGGTAAGTGGTGCGGTTGAAAATGAACGCAGCGAAGGAGCCAAAGTTGAAATGAAGCTTCCATTTAAATCGCCCTGGCGTGTGGTAATGATGGGAGAAAATTACGGGCAGTTACTGGAAAACAATTACATTCTTCAAAACTTAAATCCGCCGAGCGAAATTGAAGATGAATCGTGGATTACACCCGGTAAAGTATTGCGCGAAGGAACCTTAACAACGCAGGGAGGTATGGCTGCCATCGATTTTGTGGCCAGCCACAACATGCAATACGTACATTTCGATGCCGGCTGGTACGGAAACGAAATGGACAATGCCTCGGATGCAACAACCGTTACCCTTGACCCAAAACGTTCGAAAGGACCTTTCGATATCGAAGCTATTACGGCTTACGCGAAAGAAAAAGGTGTTAAAGTAATGTTGTACGTAAACCGTCGTGCACTTGAGAAACAATTAGACGATATTTTGCCCTTATTTCAGGAATGGGGCATTGCCGGTATTAAATATGGTTTTGTACGCGTTGGCGACCAAAATGCAACTACCTGGATGCACGAAGCTGTGAAAAAAACGGCGGCACATAAAATGGTGGTTGATGTGCACGATGAATACCGACCAACCGGTTTTTCAAGAACTTACCCGAACCTGCTTACCCAGGAAGGCATCCGTGGCGATGAAGAAACAGTGCCAAACAACCACACACTTATTACCATGTTTACACGTTCGTTAGCCGGAGCAGCCGACAACACCGTTTGTTACTATAATAAACGTGTAGAGAAAATGGGATCGCATGCTTCGCAGCTGGCAAAAACAGTTTGTCTTTTTAGCCCGCTGCAGTTTTTGTACTGGTACGATAAAGCACCTGCTGCACCTGTAAAAGACGATGCGCTTTGGGGGAACACAAATACCATTGGAAACGAACCCGAACTGGAGTTTTTCAATAACGTACCAACTGTTTGGGACGAAACTAAAGTACTTGTTGCCGAAATAGGTGAAATAGGCGTTATAGCTCGTAGAAAAGGAGACGATTGGTGGATAGGTGGAATAAACGGCGAAACTGACCGTACAGTTGATGTTGACTTTTCATTCCTAAAAGAAGGTACCAGCTATTCAGCAAAAATATACACCGACGATGAAACGGTAAAAACCAGAACACGTGTGCGAATTGAGGAAAAGCAATTAAATGCTGATTCTTCATTAAATTTTGATGTAAAGGCCAACAATGGTTTTACTCTGCATATTCAACAAATTGATAAGTAA
- a CDS encoding glycoside hydrolase N-terminal domain-containing protein, with protein MTYGSSVFLSCLFICLGLAFVGAGFTQNIQAPAKLERVYTVWDNEPSPNRGGDFNIKKARGYPYDEDWELRSYPIGNGYMGASIFGRTDTERIQLTEKTLANEGLYGIGGLTSFAEINLEFNHHKPINYSRSININEAISYVNYVYDGVEYTREHFISYPDNVLVIKLSANKKGKLSFKLKPEIPYLKDSTQKNTRTGKIEVENDLITMTGFIEHFSVNYEGQIKVIPDGGKLSSAKTGDKAEISVANANSVVLIIAAGTNYELSQELFLENVHNKKLDPENFPHNKVSGLIDAAETKGFEKLKETHLRDYRNLFSRVELKFTDEIPEVPTKTLLENYKSDTTNNYLEELMFHYGRYLLISTSRKGTLPCGLQGVWSQYEVTPFTGGFWHNINVQMNYWGAFNSNLAETFTPYVEFFDAYLPKAKSLATDYLKKHNPQALANDSVDNGWTIGTGTTPHKIVGPGGHSGPGTGALTTKMFWDYYEFTMDTTFLREKAYPAIFGMSKFLSKTLVPEGDSLLLVNPSASPEQKHNGDNYITAGTTFDQALVWENHNDLLKVSEILSVENDFIEAVKSEITKLDPIIIGKSGQVKEFREEEYYGEIGQKHHRHISHLCALYPGTLINSTTKDWIDASIVTLDLRGNNTTGWAMAHRMNARARTKEGEKAHQVYSKFIKERTLPNLWTTHPPFQIDGNFGCMAGVAEMLLQSHEGYIEPLAALPKAWSNGEYSGLVARGNFEISVVWKDGKASSIEVLSRSGGKCKLKYPGIANATFSNETDMDIDIESKSSEFLSFETKKGKRYVLSLLGTK; from the coding sequence ATGACGTATGGAAGTTCTGTCTTTTTAAGCTGCTTATTTATCTGTTTGGGTCTTGCATTTGTGGGTGCAGGTTTTACTCAAAATATTCAAGCTCCCGCTAAGTTGGAGCGAGTCTATACGGTGTGGGACAACGAGCCTTCTCCAAACCGAGGTGGCGATTTTAATATTAAAAAAGCACGTGGATATCCGTACGATGAAGACTGGGAATTGCGTTCGTACCCCATTGGCAATGGTTACATGGGCGCTAGTATTTTTGGAAGAACGGATACGGAACGCATTCAGCTTACCGAAAAAACATTAGCCAACGAGGGACTTTACGGCATTGGCGGATTAACAAGTTTTGCCGAGATTAATCTTGAGTTCAATCACCATAAACCAATAAATTACAGCCGCTCGATTAATATCAACGAAGCCATTTCGTATGTAAATTACGTTTACGACGGTGTTGAATATACAAGAGAACATTTTATCAGCTATCCCGACAATGTGTTGGTGATTAAACTCAGCGCCAATAAAAAAGGTAAGCTCTCTTTCAAACTGAAGCCGGAAATTCCATATCTAAAAGATTCCACTCAAAAAAATACCCGAACCGGTAAAATCGAAGTTGAAAATGATTTGATTACAATGACTGGTTTTATCGAGCATTTTAGCGTGAATTACGAAGGACAAATAAAAGTAATTCCCGATGGAGGGAAGCTTTCGTCGGCAAAAACAGGTGATAAGGCGGAGATAAGTGTAGCAAACGCTAACAGTGTGGTTTTGATCATTGCTGCCGGAACAAATTACGAATTGAGCCAGGAGCTTTTCCTGGAAAATGTTCACAATAAAAAACTCGACCCGGAAAATTTCCCTCATAACAAGGTTAGTGGTTTAATAGATGCTGCAGAGACAAAAGGATTCGAAAAGCTGAAAGAAACACATCTTCGCGATTATCGGAATTTATTTTCGAGGGTGGAGCTGAAATTTACCGACGAAATACCGGAAGTGCCAACTAAAACTTTGTTAGAAAATTATAAGTCAGACACCACCAATAATTACCTCGAAGAATTGATGTTTCATTATGGTCGTTATTTATTGATTTCAACCTCGCGAAAAGGAACACTTCCCTGCGGTTTGCAAGGTGTTTGGAGCCAGTATGAAGTAACTCCTTTTACAGGCGGCTTCTGGCACAATATCAATGTGCAAATGAATTATTGGGGAGCGTTTAACTCCAACCTGGCTGAAACATTTACGCCTTATGTCGAATTTTTCGATGCTTATCTTCCAAAAGCTAAAAGTTTGGCAACCGACTACCTGAAGAAACATAATCCGCAAGCTTTAGCGAATGACAGCGTGGATAACGGATGGACAATTGGAACAGGTACCACGCCGCATAAAATTGTTGGTCCTGGAGGTCATTCCGGTCCTGGAACCGGAGCATTAACCACCAAAATGTTTTGGGACTATTATGAGTTTACAATGGATACCACCTTTCTGCGCGAAAAGGCTTATCCTGCCATTTTCGGAATGAGTAAGTTTTTGTCGAAAACCTTAGTGCCGGAGGGAGACAGTCTTTTGCTTGTCAATCCTTCTGCATCGCCCGAGCAAAAGCACAACGGCGATAATTACATCACGGCAGGCACCACGTTTGATCAAGCTCTGGTGTGGGAAAACCACAACGACTTGTTAAAGGTATCTGAGATATTGAGTGTCGAGAACGATTTTATTGAAGCGGTTAAAAGTGAAATTACAAAACTCGATCCGATAATTATTGGTAAATCGGGACAGGTAAAAGAATTTCGGGAAGAGGAATACTATGGCGAAATTGGACAAAAACACCATCGTCACATTTCGCATCTTTGCGCACTATATCCCGGAACGCTTATCAACTCTACTACAAAAGATTGGATAGATGCTTCAATTGTAACGCTGGATTTAAGAGGAAACAATACAACCGGATGGGCAATGGCACACCGCATGAATGCCAGAGCCCGAACAAAAGAAGGCGAAAAAGCCCACCAGGTTTATTCGAAGTTTATTAAAGAAAGAACTTTACCCAATCTTTGGACAACCCATCCGCCATTCCAGATTGATGGCAATTTTGGATGCATGGCCGGCGTTGCAGAGATGCTGTTGCAAAGTCACGAAGGGTACATCGAACCACTTGCCGCTCTGCCGAAAGCTTGGAGTAACGGAGAGTACAGCGGCTTGGTTGCCAGGGGGAATTTTGAGATTTCGGTAGTTTGGAAAGATGGAAAGGCCTCTTCCATAGAGGTTCTTTCGCGTAGCGGAGGGAAGTGTAAATTGAAATACCCGGGAATTGCAAACGCCACGTTTAGCAATGAGACCGATATGGATATTGATATTGAAAGTAAAAGTTCTGAATTTTTATCGTTTGAAACGAAAAAAGGGAAAAGGTATGTATTAAGCCTTCTTGGCACGAAATAG
- a CDS encoding sulfatase-like hydrolase/transferase yields MNRIQIILFLLMLASSCTIYASSEDKPNIIFLMTDDQRWDNMGCYGRSEFKTPNIDKLAEQGVIFDKAFYAVAICMPSRVTMMTGRYNSNHRVGFVAPDDYTLSQADFEKGYPALLKNAGYRTGFIGKVGFTVTAEATRPSTPKEHFYKKHMGEIFDFFAGTETHDRNGMVTWSEDNEALEAIFKEGRENSGRTLRTGEAMLRFLDTQPDDQPFCLSVSFYAVKHDNNKDIYMPHFEYYQDFNMSVPENWEEDNSDDLPKVVVENARGPRLHAQRSSTPELYQRLVRRFATQGYSVDEQVGLLVEKLKEKGMLENTVIIYTSDNGRFQGSHGLFDKCLLYEESVKAPLIVYDGRVPENKRGFREDALISSVDMAPTILSLAGIEVPKGIQGRDFSGILNKTQDMTQWRDAVFMEDLFLVDMFQERYKENVDEINQKLIAENKSYRSHGVRTDRYKYFVYYEHDPKIEELYDLEEDPLEQNNLVNNQKYKEVLKKLRKKTEEMYNEAIQ; encoded by the coding sequence ATGAATCGTATTCAAATCATATTGTTTTTACTGATGCTGGCGAGCTCTTGTACTATTTATGCAAGCTCAGAAGATAAGCCCAATATCATCTTTCTAATGACCGACGACCAGCGTTGGGATAACATGGGTTGTTATGGTAGGTCCGAGTTCAAAACTCCCAATATTGATAAATTGGCAGAGCAGGGTGTTATTTTCGACAAGGCATTTTATGCCGTTGCAATATGTATGCCCAGCCGTGTTACCATGATGACTGGGCGTTACAATTCGAATCACCGTGTTGGATTTGTGGCTCCCGACGACTATACCTTGTCGCAGGCCGATTTTGAAAAGGGCTATCCCGCCTTATTAAAAAATGCAGGTTACCGTACTGGTTTTATCGGTAAAGTTGGCTTTACCGTTACCGCAGAAGCAACGAGGCCAAGTACACCCAAAGAGCATTTCTACAAAAAACACATGGGTGAAATCTTCGATTTTTTTGCAGGCACCGAAACCCATGATAGAAATGGTATGGTTACCTGGTCGGAAGATAATGAAGCACTGGAAGCAATTTTTAAAGAGGGACGTGAAAATTCGGGACGAACTCTACGAACCGGTGAAGCCATGTTGCGCTTTTTAGATACGCAACCTGATGATCAACCGTTCTGCCTTTCGGTAAGTTTTTATGCGGTTAAGCACGACAATAACAAGGATATTTACATGCCTCATTTCGAGTACTATCAAGATTTTAATATGTCGGTGCCTGAAAATTGGGAGGAAGATAATTCGGATGATTTGCCTAAGGTAGTGGTTGAAAATGCACGAGGACCACGTTTACATGCACAACGTTCATCTACCCCCGAGCTTTACCAAAGACTGGTGCGTCGCTTTGCTACACAAGGTTATAGTGTTGATGAGCAAGTTGGTTTATTGGTTGAAAAGCTGAAGGAGAAAGGAATGCTTGAAAATACCGTTATCATTTACACCAGCGATAACGGGCGTTTTCAGGGCTCACACGGACTTTTTGATAAGTGTTTACTATACGAAGAATCGGTGAAAGCACCTCTGATTGTATACGATGGTCGTGTACCCGAAAATAAACGTGGTTTCAGGGAAGATGCCTTAATCTCTTCGGTAGATATGGCTCCAACTATTCTTTCGCTGGCCGGTATTGAGGTTCCAAAAGGAATTCAGGGCCGTGACTTTAGCGGCATTTTAAACAAAACTCAAGATATGACCCAATGGCGCGATGCTGTTTTTATGGAAGACCTTTTTTTGGTGGATATGTTTCAAGAACGATACAAGGAAAATGTAGATGAAATTAACCAAAAGCTGATTGCTGAAAACAAATCTTATCGCAGTCATGGCGTACGAACCGATCGGTACAAATATTTTGTGTACTACGAACACGATCCTAAAATTGAGGAATTATACGATTTGGAAGAAGATCCACTCGAGCAGAATAATTTGGTCAACAATCAGAAATATAAAGAGGTGTTGAAAAAGTTACGGAAGAAGACCGAAGAAATGTACAACGAAGCTATTCAATAA
- a CDS encoding six-hairpin glycosidase yields MIRKLKLVAVLISFISLVYAQETIQIPLPKDLTQGYPRLYITQAEKENLEETIQQEEWAQDVLAGIHKKIDTHVKRHVKDPEWMPSRLMMYWKTKATNVYVNGIYYSHADGEAPVPTVRYTGSRDYTTNYAMPDLEDILPYMDDERGLYLHNKSKEGNPLEWVEQSKTGGILHRHNEKLLGFARDAAFLYWLEGDERFAKFAFDIFDTYMMGMYYRNEPIDLLNGHIQTLVGMTCFQVIHEKGLIVVAELYDFLHQYIVKNEPEKIALYDATIKKWNENIIRNGVPQNNWNLHQAKTILKGAMVLKDNKFYEDGKGREYYIDYILNQTSARQWSLTKFMDYGYDENNGVWAECPGYSQGVTKDLTNFIRDFDNAFDHNILPYAPVMERAVKMLPQYLFPNGQIVAFGDTNYGPLYTEPMSDMVRIAQKNGNESLEEEFTAMYRLFEPNADKPAQQRRPRANISSFFASKPLELNPKYNKAKREDYVTQTFYAPNVSWHVQRMGWGTDAMMVSMNGSLGNHMHANGINIELYGKGLVQGADPGKGAGYLQPIYLEYYSQFPAHNTVMVDGASSYTEMLSYHAFDLMGEYPRSEQKSGYYPNITYSDVYFLEPETRSDQNRMVSIVKTGETTGYYVDIFRSKKQRKGDKFHDYYYHNLGQSMQVTDTKGNQLELTPSEEMGFAGGHLYAMDYMWDKKSIHTSEDYVAEWKIDRAEGEADVFMNLWMKGTEGREVYTVKSPPCKSFKDKTGIPYDVDHEPYLTLVARQHGEAWEHPFISVYEPFTSDDGKSIESILGFEDENGATDFAGIQVINKSGRKDYIFSTYDQKTAKYKNMQTDATYALVGNEKNGDFVLFMGNGTRLIANGLIFSAKEKGNLVFEQKGDVMYLNNEMSVTIISENREMKFDKGDYREVQFE; encoded by the coding sequence ATGATAAGAAAACTAAAATTAGTAGCCGTTTTAATAAGTTTCATCAGCTTGGTATACGCACAAGAAACAATCCAAATTCCACTTCCTAAAGACCTTACACAAGGTTATCCGCGGTTGTATATTACTCAAGCCGAAAAAGAGAACCTTGAAGAAACTATTCAGCAGGAAGAATGGGCACAGGACGTTCTTGCCGGAATCCATAAGAAGATTGACACTCATGTTAAACGTCATGTGAAAGACCCTGAATGGATGCCATCGCGCCTGATGATGTACTGGAAAACCAAAGCCACGAATGTGTATGTAAACGGAATTTACTATTCGCACGCCGATGGTGAGGCACCGGTGCCAACCGTTCGATATACCGGATCGCGCGATTATACCACCAATTACGCCATGCCTGATTTGGAAGATATTCTTCCGTATATGGACGATGAGCGGGGTTTGTACCTTCACAATAAAAGCAAAGAGGGTAATCCTTTGGAGTGGGTGGAGCAGTCGAAAACAGGGGGCATACTTCACCGGCACAATGAAAAACTGCTGGGCTTTGCCCGCGATGCCGCATTTCTGTATTGGCTCGAAGGAGACGAACGATTTGCCAAATTTGCCTTCGACATTTTCGATACCTACATGATGGGAATGTATTATCGCAACGAACCCATTGATTTGTTGAATGGTCACATTCAAACGCTGGTGGGCATGACTTGTTTCCAGGTAATTCACGAAAAAGGCTTAATCGTGGTTGCCGAACTTTACGACTTCCTTCATCAATACATCGTAAAAAACGAACCGGAGAAAATTGCCCTTTACGATGCTACCATAAAAAAATGGAACGAGAACATAATTCGAAACGGGGTTCCACAAAATAACTGGAACCTGCATCAGGCAAAAACGATACTGAAAGGTGCCATGGTGCTAAAAGACAATAAATTTTATGAGGACGGGAAAGGCCGCGAATATTACATCGATTATATTCTGAATCAAACCTCAGCCCGCCAGTGGTCGCTTACCAAATTTATGGATTATGGTTACGACGAAAATAATGGTGTTTGGGCCGAGTGCCCGGGCTACTCGCAGGGCGTTACCAAAGACCTTACCAACTTTATTCGCGATTTCGACAATGCTTTCGACCACAATATTCTTCCTTACGCCCCGGTAATGGAGAGAGCTGTAAAAATGTTGCCGCAATACCTGTTCCCCAATGGGCAGATTGTTGCTTTTGGCGATACGAACTACGGTCCACTTTATACAGAGCCCATGAGCGACATGGTGCGTATTGCTCAGAAAAACGGGAATGAATCTTTGGAAGAAGAATTTACGGCCATGTATCGTTTGTTTGAACCCAATGCCGACAAACCTGCCCAACAACGCAGGCCGCGGGCAAATATTTCTTCGTTTTTTGCCAGTAAGCCATTGGAGTTGAATCCAAAATACAACAAAGCAAAACGCGAAGATTATGTGACACAAACCTTTTACGCACCCAACGTAAGCTGGCACGTGCAACGCATGGGCTGGGGAACCGATGCCATGATGGTTTCAATGAATGGCTCGTTGGGTAATCACATGCATGCGAATGGAATTAATATTGAACTTTACGGAAAAGGTTTGGTGCAGGGCGCAGACCCGGGTAAAGGAGCCGGCTATTTGCAACCCATTTATCTGGAATACTATTCGCAGTTTCCGGCGCACAACACGGTGATGGTGGACGGAGCTTCGTCGTACACCGAAATGTTAAGCTATCATGCTTTCGATTTAATGGGCGAGTACCCCAGATCGGAACAAAAATCAGGTTACTATCCAAACATTACCTATTCCGATGTTTATTTTCTTGAGCCCGAAACCCGTAGCGACCAAAACCGAATGGTGAGTATTGTAAAAACCGGCGAAACAACCGGGTATTATGTCGATATTTTCCGCTCGAAAAAACAACGTAAAGGCGATAAGTTTCACGATTATTATTACCACAACCTGGGGCAAAGCATGCAGGTGACCGATACCAAAGGTAATCAATTGGAATTGACACCGAGCGAAGAAATGGGATTTGCCGGAGGACACCTTTACGCAATGGATTACATGTGGGATAAAAAATCAATACATACCAGCGAAGATTATGTAGCCGAATGGAAAATTGACAGAGCCGAAGGAGAAGCCGATGTATTTATGAATCTTTGGATGAAAGGCACTGAAGGACGCGAAGTTTACACGGTTAAATCGCCACCCTGTAAGTCGTTTAAAGACAAAACAGGAATTCCGTACGATGTTGACCACGAGCCATACTTAACCCTGGTTGCCCGCCAGCACGGCGAAGCCTGGGAACATCCGTTTATTTCGGTTTACGAACCTTTTACATCTGATGATGGGAAAAGCATCGAGTCTATTCTTGGATTTGAAGACGAGAATGGAGCAACAGATTTTGCCGGAATACAAGTGATAAATAAATCAGGTAGAAAGGACTACATTTTCTCTACGTATGACCAAAAAACAGCAAAGTATAAAAACATGCAGACCGATGCTACTTATGCGCTTGTTGGAAACGAAAAGAATGGTGATTTTGTTTTGTTCATGGGGAATGGTACACGGTTAATTGCAAATGGTTTAATTTTTTCTGCAAAAGAAAAAGGGAATTTGGTATTTGAGCAAAAAGGAGATGTAATGTATTTAAATAATGAAATGTCGGTTACAATAATCAGTGAAAATAGAGAAATGAAATTTGATAAAGGAGATTACCGAGAAGTACAATTTGAATAG